A stretch of Phragmites australis chromosome 12, lpPhrAust1.1, whole genome shotgun sequence DNA encodes these proteins:
- the LOC133886153 gene encoding RING-H2 finger protein ATL54-like, producing the protein MPPPEKPLPRPKPKPKPKPKPKLKAEPSTELKTRAARPQPWTEPELKTRAARPQPQMEPDRDGTLGGVPTLPDPLSCANNCTKSCAYYPFCLSPPPPPAATVHLRGSRLPTPLIALSASLLAVFAVLLLALLVHRLVRRRRRRRLQNAPLTQHDEEGGQVLAAVAEEVGDEEVDGGVHHVWYIQTKGLDERAIAAIAAVVYDAKKRGALGGGDGDGSCAVCLAEFQDGETLRLLPRCGHAFHRGCIDTWLRAHVNCPLCRAPVQVAATKTNATPGTTTATPRGEAEAYLGAGSDAQIEETSRGGVPERAVRRAASMVTLPRRPWPDVSLRAPASNSGREEEMTGLGKIRRLLKFSEALEMAGVNVGRSVSFGAGSCQRLPARSGPSAAGVNGDEMEIPQ; encoded by the coding sequence ATGCCGCCGCCGGAgaagccgctgccgcggccaaagcccaagcccaagcccaagcccaagcccaagcTTAAGGCGGAGCCGTCCACGGAGCTGAAGACGAGGGCAGCGAGGCCACAACCGTGGACGGAGCCGGAGCTGAAGACGAGGGCAGCGAGGCCACAACCGCAGATGGAGCCGGACCGGGACGGGACCCTCGGCGGCGTTCCAACCTTGCCGGATCCCTTATCCTGCGCCAATAACTGCACCAAGTCATGCGCCTACTACCCCTTCTgcctgtcgccgccgccgccacctgcCGCCACCGTGCACCTCCGGGGGAGCCGGCTGCCGACCCCGCTCATCGCGCTCTCGGCGTCCCTCCTCGCCGTCTTCGCGGTGCTCCTCCTCGCCCTGCTCGTTCACCGCCttgtgcggcggcggcgaaggaggCGGCTGCAGAACGCGCCGCTGACTCAGCATGACGAGGAGGGGGGCCAGGTGCTGGCTGCGGTTGCGGAGGAGGTGGGTGATGAGGAGGTCGACGGCGGGGTGCACCACGTGTGGTACATACAGACCAAAGGGCTCGACGAGCGCGCCATCGCGGCCATCGCTGCGGTGGTGTACGACGCCAAGAAGCGCGGCGCCCTCGGCGGAGGAGACGGGGACGGCAGCTGCGCGGTGTGCCTGGCGGAGTTCCAGGACGGCGAGACGCTGCGACTGCTCCCGCGGTGCGGCCACGCGTTCCACCGCGGGTGCATCGACACCTGGCTCCGCGCCCACGTCAACTGCCCGCTCTGCCGCGCGCCCGTCCAGGTCGCTGCCACCAAGACCAACGCCACGCCGGGGACCACAACTGCCACGCCCCGCGGCGAGGCCGAGGCATATCTCGGCGCCGGCAGTGACGCTCAAATCGAGGAGACATCTCGCGGCGGCGTGCCTGAGCGCGCCGTCAGGCGGGCCGCGTCCATGGTGACGCTGCCGCGTCGGCCGTGGCCGGACGTCTCGCTCCGAGCGCCGGCGTCGAACAGCGGCCGCGAGGAGGAGATGACGGGGCTGGGCAAGATCAGGAGGCTGCTGAAATTCTCAGAAGCGTTGGAGATGGCCGGCGTCAATGTAGGCCGGTCGGTCTCATTCGGCGCAGGGAGCTGCCAGCGCTTGCCGGCAAGGTCCGGCCCCTCGGCCGCCGGTGTGAACGGCGATGAAATGGAAATACCACAGTGA
- the LOC133886151 gene encoding LOW QUALITY PROTEIN: transposon Ty3-G Gag-Pol polyprotein (The sequence of the model RefSeq protein was modified relative to this genomic sequence to represent the inferred CDS: deleted 3 bases in 2 codons; substituted 2 bases at 2 genomic stop codons): protein MGDNTVNNAANAALQVTLDSLVASIRTLQTSVEANAQAIQRLDAARPPPGGSSTSARSGSGEHHQDRPPRFQTLDFPRYDGKSDPLIFINRCESYFHQQRIMEEEKVWMASYNLEDGAQLWYYQVQQDEGTPSWRHFKELLHLRFGPPLRSNPLGELVACHRTGTVEEYQDRFQALLPRAGRLDEAQRVQLFTAGLLPPLSHDVEIHNPQSLVAAMSLARKIDLRNSYVAPAARVPPRDRSLLPAPAPRLALPAPLGDKAAKAAPATITVEGRPIRRLTQAEQEERRRLGLCYNCDEKFGRGHNRVCKRLFLLDSVIEDDTDDGAAADEDAAGEETPHFSLNAIAGVSFSDTMQIQVAVGAAVFTALLDSGSTHNFIAEDAALRIGLPLQRRPRLTATVANGERVSCPGVIRQAPLTIDNDTFRVDLFVMPLAGYDLVLGTQWLATLGPVLWDFSTRKMSFQRQGRAVCWTGVATTSAPGVRTTIASESLLDELLASFGDVFAEPQGLPPPRACDHSIVLKPGAQPVAVRPYRYPASHKDELERQCAAMLEQGIIRSSASAFSSPVLLVRKAEGSWRFCVDYRALNALTVKDAFPIPVVDELLDELQGARFFSKLDLRSGYHQVRMRPGDVHKTAFRTHEGLYEFLVMPFGLCNAPATFQALMNDVLRPFLRRFVLVFFDDILIYNKTWADHLRYLRAVLSMLRQHHLFVKRAKCAFGVASVSYLGHVISEAGVAMDPAKVQAIHDWPATFGAGGARFPRPGRVLPQIRPXLRLRRRATDRPPQEGRVLLDRRSAAAFDALKAAVTSAPILAMPDFAKDFVVECDASSHGFGAVLIQDAHPIAFFSRPVAPRHRSLAAYERELIGLVHAIRHWRPYLWGRRFLVKTDHYSLKYLLDQRLATIPXHHWVGKLLGFDFSVEYKPGAANVVADALSRRDTDEGVIFAISAPHFDFVTRLRQTQDTDPVLVAIRDELRASSRGAPWTLVDGMVQFGGRLYIPPASPLVQEIMVAVHEDGHEGVQRTLHRLRRDFHFPNMRQLVQDLVRSCVTCQRYKSEHLHPAGLLLPLPVPQGVWTDIALDFVEALPRVRGKSVILTVVDRFSKYCHFIPLAHPYSAESVAQAFFTDIVRLHGVPQSMVSDRDPVFTSTFWRELMRLMGAKLHMTSAFHPQSDGQSEAANRVIVMYLRCLTGDRPRQWLRWLPWAEYVYNTAYQSSLRDTPFRVVYGRDPPTIRSYETGDTRVAVVARNMEERDEFLADIRYRLEQAQAVQKKHYDKLHRHVAYQVGDWALLHLRQRAASSIPQAVTGKLKPRYFGPYRVVELINDVAVRLALPPRARLHDVFHIGLLKKFRGPPPDATPPLPPIHHGASVPEPERAVRARLARDVRQVLVQWKGESAASATWEDVEAFTAKYLAFQLEDELLLDGGRDVMWGRTYARNRRARDARRAAARQGDAAAAVTAAGTSAVLGLESG from the exons ATGGGCGACAACACCGTCAACAACGCCGCCAAcgctgccttgcaggtgaccttgGACTCCCTGGTCGCGTCCATCAGGACCCTCCAGACGTCCGTGGAGGCCAACGCCCAGGCCATCCAGCGCCTGGACGCCGCGCGCCCGCCGCCGGGCGGATCGTCAACCTCCGCACGCTCCGGGTCGGGGGAGCACCACCAAGATCGGCCGCCGCGTTTCCAAACGCTCGATTTCCCGCGCTACGATGGCAAGTCGGATCCCCTGATCTTTATCAATCGCTGTGAATCTTATTTTCATCAACAGCGAATCATGGAGGAGGAGAAAGTCTGGATGGCGTCATACAACCTCGAGGACGGCGCCCAGCTGTGGTACTACCAAGTCCAGCAGGACGAGGGTACTCCTTCCTGGCGCCATTTCAAGGAGCTCCTCCACCTGCGCTTTGGGCCTCCCCTTCGATCCAACCCCCTCGGCGAGTTGGTGGCTTGCCACCGAACCGGTACCGTGGAGGAGTACCAGGACCGGTTCCAGGCCCTGCTACCTCGCGCGGGCCGCCTAGACGAGGCACAGCGCGTCCAGCTGTTCACCGCCGGCCTCCTTCCACCGCTCAGCCATGATGTGGAGATCCACAATCCCCAGTCGCTGGTGGCGGCCATGAGCCTCGCCCGCAAGATCGACTTGCGGAACAGCTACGTCGCGCCCGCGGCACGCGTTCCCCCGCGCGATCGGTCGCTCCTGCCGGCGCCCGCACCGCGACTCGCCCTGCCGGCGCCCCTGGGGGACAAGGCGGCCAAGGCCGCGCCGGCCACGATCACCGTGGAGGGCCGGCCGATTCGTCGGCTGACTCAGGCGGAACAGGAGGAGCGTCGTCGCCTCGGTCTCTGCTACAACTGTGATGAAAAGTTCGGTCGCGGGCACAATCGGGTCTGCAAGCGGCTGTTCCTCCTCGACAGCGTCATCGAGGACGACACCGACGACGGGGCCGCTGCTGATGAGGACGCCGCCGGGGAGGAGACCCCGCACTTCTCCCTCAACGCGATCGCTGGGGTGTCCTTCAGCGACACTATGCAGATCCAGGTGGCCGTGGGCGCCGCCGTCTTCACCGCGCTCCTCGACTCGGGATCCACGCACAACTTCATCGCCGAGGACGCGGCCCTCCGTATCGGGCTGCCTCTGCAGCGTCGCCCACGCCTCACGGCGACAGTGGCGAATGGCGAGCGCGTCTCCTGCCCTGGCGTCATTCGGCAGGCACCGCTCACCATCGACAACGACACATTCCGCGTCGATCTCTTCGTGATGCCACTCGCCGGGTACGACCTGGTCCTCGGCACGCAGTGGCTGGCGACCTTGGGGCCGGTGCTCTGGGACTTCAGCACGCGGAAGATGTCCTTCCAGCGTCAGGGGCGCGCCGTGTGCTGGACGGGCGTGGCGACGACCAGCGCGCCGGGCGTCCGCACCACGATAGCCAGCGAGTCCCTCCTGGACGAACTGCTGGCATCCTTCGGGGACGTCTTCGCTGAGCCCCAGGGGCTCCCGCCTCCGCGCGCCTGCGACCACAGCATCGTCCTCAAGCCGGGCGCGCAGCCGGTGGCGGTCCGGCCGTACCGGTACCCTGCGTCCCACAAGGACGAGTTGGAGCGGCAATGTGCCGCCATGTTGGAGCAGGGCATCATCCGCAGCAGCGCGTCGGCGTTTTCTTCGCCGGTCCTCCTCGTCAGGAAGGCAGAGGGATCCTGGCGCTTCTGCGTCGACTACCGCGCCCTGAACGCCCTCACCGTCAAGGACGCGTTCCCCATTCCCGTAGTGGACGAACTGCTCGACGAACTCCAAGGCGCCCGATTCTTCTCCAAGCTGGACCTTCGCTCCGGGTACCACCAAGTTCGCATGCGGCCGGGTGATGTCCACAAGACGGCGTTCCGCACACACGAGGGCCTCTACGAGTTCTTGGTGATGCCGTTCGGGCTGTGCAACGCCCCAGCGACATTCCAGGCGCTCATGAACGACGTCTTGCGACCCTTCCTCCGCCGGTTTGTCCTTGTCTtctttgatgacattttgatatACAACAAGACATGGGCTGACCACCTTCGCTACCTCCGCGCCGTCCTCTCCATGCTGCGCCAGCACCATCTCTTCGTCAAGCGCGCGAAGTGCGCCTTCGGCGTCGCCTCCGTTTCGTACCTCGGCCACGTCATCTCCGAGGCGGGCGTCGCCATGGATCCGGCCAAGGTGCAGGCCATCCATGACTGGCCG GCCACGTTCGGCGCAGGCGGTGCGCGGTTTCCTCGGCCTGGTCGGGTACTACCGCAAATTCGTCCATAACTTCGGCTCCGTCGCCGCGCCACTGACCGCCCTCCTCAAGAAGGAAGGGTTCTCCTGGACCGACGCAGC GCCGCGGCCTTCGACGCGCTCAAGGCGGCGGTCACCTCGGCCCCGATCCTGGCGATGCCGGACTTCGCCAAGGACTTCGTCGTGGAGTGCGACGCTTCTTCGCACGGGTTCGGCGCGGTGCTCATCCAGGACGCGCACCCGATTGCGTTCTTCAGCCGCCCCGTCGCGCCACGCCATCGCTCCCTCGCCGCCTATGAGCGGGAGCTCATCGGCCTCGTCCACGCCATACGGCACTGGAGACCGTACCTCTGGGGCCGCCGATTCCTCGTCAAGACGGATCATTACAGCCTCAAGTACCTATTGGATCAGCGTCTCGCCACGATTCCCTAGCACCACTGGGTGGGGAAACTGTTGGGCTTCGACTTCTCCGTCGAGTACAAGCCGGGCGCGGCGAACGTGGTGGCGGACGCCTTGTCCCGCCGCGACACGGACGAGGGGGTCATTTTTGCCATCTCCGCCCCGCATTTCGACTTCGTCACGCGCCTCCGTCAAACGCAGGACACCGACCCTGTCCTCGTCGCCATACGGGACGAGCTCCGTGCAAGCTCCCGCGGCGCACCATGGACGCTCGTCGACGGCATGGTCCAGTTCGGCGGCCGCCTCTACATTCCCCCGGCGTCCCCGCTCGTCCAGGAGATCATGGTGGCCGTGCACGAGGACGGGCATGAAGGGGTCCAGCGCACACTACATCGCCTCCGACGCGACTTTCATTTTCCTAACATGCGACAGCTGGTGCAGGACCTCGTGCGCTCGTGCGTGACATGTCAGAGGTACAAATCGGAGCACCTCCACCCGGCAGGACTTCTACTTCCCCTGCCCGTACCCCAGGGTGTCTGGACGGACATCGCGCTCGACTTCGTGGAGGCATTGCCGCGCGTCCGTGGCAAGTCCGTCATCTTGACGGTGGTGGACAGGTTCAGCAAGTACTGCCACTTCATTCCCCTGGCGCACCCGTACTCCGCCGAGTCCGTCGCGCAAGCCTTCTTCACCGACATAGTGCGGCTTCACGGCGTTCCCCAGTCCATGGTGTCCGACCGCGATCCGGTCTTCACCTCGACGTTCTGGCGAGAGCTCATGCGCCTGATGGGCGCCAAGCTCCACATGACCTCGGCGTTCCACCCTCAGTCCGACGGCCAGTCAGAAGCTGCCAACCGCGTCATCGTCATGTACCTGCGCTGCCTCACCGGCGACCGACCTCGACAGTGGCTGCGCTGGTTGCCATGGGCGGAGTACGTCTACAACACCGCCTACCAGTCCTCGCTGCGGGACACCCCGTTCCGCGTCGTCTACGGGCGCGATCCTCCGACCATCCGGTCTTATGAGACGGGGGACACACGGGTGGCCGTCGTCGCCAGGAACATGGAGGAGCGTGACGAGTTCCTGGCGGACATCCGCTATCGCCTGGAGCAGGCGCAGGCGGTCCAGAAGAAGCACTACGACAAGCTCCACCGTCATGTCGCGTATCAGGTGGGCGATTGGGCCCTCCTTCATCTTCGTCAGCGGGCAGCTTCGTCCATTCCCCAGGCCGTCACCGGCAAGCTCAAGCCGCGCTACTTCGGCCCCTACCGCGTCGTCGAACTTATCAACGACGTCGCCGTCCGCCTGGCCCTTCCGCCTCGCGCTCGGCTGCACGATGTGTTCCACATCGGTCTCCTCAAGAAGTTCCGCGGGCCGCCACCGGATGCTACACCACCACTGCCCCCCATCCACCATGGTGCGTCGGTTCCAGAGCCGGAGCGGGCCGTGCGGGCACGATTGGCGCGCGATGTGCGCCAGGTCCTTGTCCAGTGGAAGGGCGAGTCGGCTGCATCGGCTACATGGGAAGACGTCGAGGCCTTCACCGCCAAGTACCTGGCCttccagctcgaggacgagctgctcCTCGACGGGGGGAGAGATGTCATGTGGGGCCGCACATACGCCAGGAATCGAAGGGCCCGAGATGCGCGGCGTGCAGCAGCGCGCCAGGGCGACGCGGCCGCCGCGGTCACCGCGGCAGGCACCAGCGCAGTGCTCGGTTTAGAAAGTGGCTAG
- the LOC133886152 gene encoding SEC12-like protein 2: MAPRGGGSQSYGFPIYCASWLPLAHILKPDAAADDADADASSSSPPPPPPPMAVLGGGGGEGRSGVPNKLVVAALDSAAAAGDAAATPALSTEPVLEEGTKEEVPYRMAVHPRGDGVLCAFPNGCRLYRWKSKEGKEPCKLALKSDEEALVELKDVGSQLAVLFSGEGSVLATGGEDGNLRVFKWPAMESVLTEADTKASVKDLSFSSDEKFLAVNRSSGPCRVWDLQSSEVVANLPIEAGEIFSFCRFSNRTDNSHILFVTAMQGDYWKIISWNSTSWTRIGSKRITREAISAFAVSPDGVLLAIGTIEGSIIVLGSKDMRTLGTVKKAHLGIVTTLAFSQDSRTLLSSSFDSTARVTSVGSPKSNGTSVWPMILVIILAILVYYCMQHKEDLLAMLPR; this comes from the exons ATGGCGCCCCGCGGCGGTGGTAGCCAGTCGTACGGCTTCCCGATCTACTGCGCCTCCTGGCTCCCCCTCGCTCACATCCTCAaacccgacgccgccgccgacgacgcGGACGCGGACGCCTCGTCCTCCTCTCCCCCGCCGCCCCCACCCCCGATGGCCGtgctcggtggcggcggcggggagggtcGGAGCGGCGTTCCCAACAAGCTCGTGGTCGCCGCGCTCGACTCAGCCGCCGCTGCGGGGGATGCGGCGGCGACCCCGGCCCTCTCCACCGAACCG GTGCTTGAGGAGGGGACGAAGGAGGAGGTGCCGTACAGGATGGCCGTCCACCCCCGCGGCGACGGCGTCCTCTGCGCATTCCCCAACGGCTGCAG GTTGTATCGGTGGAAATCAAAGGAAGGAAAGGAACCATGTAAGCTAGCTTTGAAGTCTGATGAGGAAGCACTAGTGGAGCTAAAAGATGTTGGTTCGCAGTTGGCCGTATTATTCAGTGGAGAGGGTTCAGTGCTTGCCACTGGTGGTGAG GATGGGAATTTAAGGGTCTTCAAATGGCCTGCAATGGAGTCTGTTCTCACAGAAGCTGATACTAAGGCATCGGTTAAGGATCTTAGCTTCAG TTCCGATGAGAAGTTTCTTGCTGTGAATAGGAGCAGTGGCCCATGTAGAGTGTGGGACTTGCAGTCATCTGAAGTTGTAGCTAATCTACCAATAGAAGCA GGAGAAATATTTAGCTTCTGCAGATTCTCTAATAGGACTGACAACAGTCACATCCTGTTTGTTACAGCAATGCAAG GTGATTATTGGAAAATAATATCTTGGAATTCTACCTCATGGACGAGAATTGGATCAAAGAGAATAACTCGTGAGGCAATTTCAGCTTTTGCTGTCTCGCCAGATGGTGTTCTTCTCGCAAT TGGAACAATTGAAGGAAGCATCATCGTACTTGGCTCAAAAGATATGCGGACACTTGGCACTGTTAAAAAAGCACATCTTGGCATTGTTACAACACTGGCCTTCTCCCAGGATTCAAG AACTTTACTGTCAAGTTCCTTCGACTCAACTGCAAGGGTGACATCAGTTGGATCTCCAAAGAGTAATG GTACAAGCGTATGGCCCATGATACTAGTTATCATTCTTGCAATATTGGTATACTACTGTATGCAGCACAAAGAAGACCTCTTGGCGATGTTGCCGCGTTGA